The genomic region GGACAGGTCGTTGACGCCCCGGTCACGGCTGTTGGCGGTGGCGATGATCGAGAAGCCCGGCTTGGCGAAGACGATGCCGTCACTGTCCAGTTCCGGGACCGAGATGTACTTCTCGGACAGGATCGAGATCAGCGCGTCCTGGACGTCGCTGGTGGAGCGGGTGAGCTCCTCGAAGCGGCCGATCGTGCCGGTCTCCATCGCGGTCATGATCGGCGAGGGGATCATCGACTCCCGTGACTGGCCCTTGGCGATGACCATGGACACGTTCCAGGAGTACTTGATGTGGTCCTCGGTGGTGCCCGCCGTGCCCTGCACCACCAGTGTGGAGTTACGGGAGATCGCGGCGGACAGCAGTTCGGCCAGCCAGCTCTTGCCGGTGCCGGGGTCGCCGATGAGCAGCAGCCCTCGGTCGGAGGCCAGGGTGACGATGGAGCGCTCGACGAAACTGCGGTCGCCGAACCACTTCTGCGAGATCTCCCGGTCCAGGCCGTCGGAGCGCTCGGAGCCCAGGATGAACAGGCGGACCATCTTCGGGGACAGGCGCCAGGAGAAGGGCTTGGGGTTGTCGTCGATCGACTCAAGCCAGTCCAGTTCCTCGGCGAACTTGATTTCGGCGGGGGCGCGCAGCATGTCGGTCATAACAGGGCCTTTCTGATCTAAGCGAGAAACGTCTTGAGTTCGTGGACGAGCTTGCGGATGTGGCCGGAGAGCACCGGTGTGCCGAGGTCCTTGAACCGCTCCCGGAACCACGGGTTGACACTGCCGCGGCCGGAGCTGGTCACCGAGCCGACCGGGATGAACTTGGCTCCGGAGCGGTGGATGGCGGCCATGGACTCGAAGAGCTGCTCGGTCCGCCATTCGTAGAAGTCGGAGATCCACACGACGACGGTGTTACGGGGCTCGGAGATCTTCGGCTGGGCCAGCGCCATGGCGACCGTGCCGTCGGTGCCGCCGCCGAGGTTGGTGCGCAGCAGGGTCTCGAAGGGGTCGTGGACCCACGGAGTGAGATCGAGTGCCTGCGTGTCGTACGCGATGAGGTGGACGTCCACCTTCGGCAGCCCGGCGAAGATCGATGCCAGGATGGTGCAGTTGACCATCGAGTCGACCATCGACCCCGACTGGTCGACGACGACGATCAGCCGCTGCGGCGTCGTCTTGCGTGCGGTGTGCCGGTAGTAGAGGCGGTCGACATACAACCGCTCCTCCTCCGGGCTCCAGTTGGTGAGGTTCTTCCAGATCGTGCGGTCGAGGTCGAGGTTGCGGAACACCCGCTTGGGCGGAACGGAGCGGTCCAGGGCGCCCACCGTGGCCTTCTCCACCTGGGTGCGGAGCACTTCGGCGACCTCGTCGACGAAGCGGCGGATCAGGGCCTTGGCATTGGCCAGGGCCACGCCCGAGAGGTTGTTCTTGTCCCGCAGCAGCTGCTCGATCAGTGACATGCTCGGGGTCAGCCGCGCGGCGAGCTGGGGGTCGGCCAGCACCTCGCGCAGGTGCATCCGCTTGACGAGGTCGGCCTCGATGGCGCCGAGTTCCGGGCCGATCTCCGGGATCAGCCGGCTGAGATCGGGCGTCGTGCCGCGCCCGCCGGTGCCGGTCGGGCTGACGCCCGTACCCGCGCCCCTTCCGGCGCTCCCTCCCCCGGCGCGGCCGCCGCGCAGCTCGCCGGGCTCGCAGCCGAGCGCACGCTCCAGCCAGCCCGCGTCGGACTGCCAGCGCGTCAGCTGTCCGGCGGTGACCCTGCCGGAGCCGCAGGCGAACACGTTCAGCAGCACCTTCGACACCAGGGCCGCGCGCCGGACCTCGGCGGCCCGGTCGCGTGCCCCGTCCTCGTCCGGCTCGGGTGCCATCAGACCGTCGAACTCGGCGGCCAGCTCCGGATGTCGCTGCACGACGGAGTCGACGGAGGCCTGCGGGTCCAGCAGCGAGGACGGCAGACCGATGTCCTTGACGACGGCGAGGCTCGCCGATTCCAGGGCGGCCTGCTCCTCCGGGTCGAAGAGCCGGGCGAGGAGCCGCCAGTACAGGACCTGCCGACGGTTCTCGTCGGGGTCCGCGGCGGGTTCGGTCATGTGCTCCGTCATTTCCGCAGCAGCCTTCCGGCGCGCTCCCGCAGCACCGCCACGGCGTCGGTGGCGGCCTTCTCGGCCCTGACACCGGCCTTGTCCGTCGTGCCCCCGGCCCAGCCTCCGGCGTGGATCGCGACGGCTT from Streptomyces sp. NBC_00190 harbors:
- a CDS encoding vWA domain-containing protein — its product is MTEPAADPDENRRQVLYWRLLARLFDPEEQAALESASLAVVKDIGLPSSLLDPQASVDSVVQRHPELAAEFDGLMAPEPDEDGARDRAAEVRRAALVSKVLLNVFACGSGRVTAGQLTRWQSDAGWLERALGCEPGELRGGRAGGGSAGRGAGTGVSPTGTGGRGTTPDLSRLIPEIGPELGAIEADLVKRMHLREVLADPQLAARLTPSMSLIEQLLRDKNNLSGVALANAKALIRRFVDEVAEVLRTQVEKATVGALDRSVPPKRVFRNLDLDRTIWKNLTNWSPEEERLYVDRLYYRHTARKTTPQRLIVVVDQSGSMVDSMVNCTILASIFAGLPKVDVHLIAYDTQALDLTPWVHDPFETLLRTNLGGGTDGTVAMALAQPKISEPRNTVVVWISDFYEWRTEQLFESMAAIHRSGAKFIPVGSVTSSGRGSVNPWFRERFKDLGTPVLSGHIRKLVHELKTFLA
- a CDS encoding ATP-binding protein, coding for MTDMLRAPAEIKFAEELDWLESIDDNPKPFSWRLSPKMVRLFILGSERSDGLDREISQKWFGDRSFVERSIVTLASDRGLLLIGDPGTGKSWLAELLSAAISRNSTLVVQGTAGTTEDHIKYSWNVSMVIAKGQSRESMIPSPIMTAMETGTIGRFEELTRSTSDVQDALISILSEKYISVPELDSDGIVFAKPGFSIIATANSRDRGVNDLSSALKRRFNFVRIPVVTNKKSEAEIVRFRTEELLRRHQLELDVPPSLLDVLLQSFADLRASAAAAGSDDEKLESALSTAEQIGVLEDAILHSDFFGERALTARALASSLVGSLARREPEDLAILNKYLHGVVEPRSKEEGGSWPEFLEGGRDAIATLS